The Pogona vitticeps strain Pit_001003342236 chromosome 7, PviZW2.1, whole genome shotgun sequence genome segment CCCAAACCTAGGATGGACAAAGTGCAGTTTTATTGCACACCTCTGGAACGGAGTGTCTTTCTATTTGTCCGCAACCTGAGAACCTTTGTCATCCTTGGCCAGAATGTCAGGAGTCGAGGGAATCATGCCCGCCTGCTTTCCTTATCGATCCAGAAATGTAGCTGGATAAGACATAAGCGGGAGCGGCTGCTTGTTCGCTACAGTCAACACCTGTTGACTACTCTGTGGACTACTCGGTAGCATTTTCATCCCCAGAAGATTTTAGACCTCGAGCTCTTGGTGTTTCCAGGGTGTCCCTTTCATCGCCTCTCCTCCCAGTTCCCATCTTCTCCATCCTGCCCgcaggtccccccaggagagAAGCTCCTTCGGCAGCAGGAGGAACTGCAGCGGCTTCGACACGACGTCCATCGAGTCCAGAATTTGTGCCGGTCCACCGAGAAGGAGCTGAGGCacgaaagggaaaaaaacctggaGCTGAGGAAACACAACATCTCACTCCAACAGGAGAACATCAAGGTAGGGGGTTCTGCTTTACAGAGAGGCCAGCCAACCGAGGAATGGTAGGAAAgaattacagtaggacctccttgTTTGTGGGACATTGCTTCTAAACCCCCTTTGTGGTTTGCAGCTCACTGGTCTACCAGATCGAGGCTCATCAGGTGAGTGGCGTGTCGCCTCGTCTGGGTCAGGAGCAGGCTAGAAAACAGCCCTCGGAGGGGCTGGGATCGGTGACTTGGGCAGCCCATAAGAGTCCCCGGAGAAGGGGCAGGGCGGCAGCGAGCACAGCGTGGCCCTTGGGATGTTGTgggactgcagctgccatcccGTGGGTCTCCCCTTCTCAAAGGACGACTCATTCTGTCGGTTGCTGAGCTGGGCAACAGAACAGAATCGGAGGCAGCCCTGAAGCCGGGTTAAGAAAGGCATTGGCGTCTGCCTGCTTTGGCCAAGCCCAGTGGACGCAGGACCCGGCTCAGGCCAGCATCTGTCTCAGGCGAGGCCAACGACTCCCACTTCATGGGGACCGTGAAGCCCAATAAACCTTCATGAGGGAAAGCCTGCAGGAGCCTGGAAATAAAGCGTGAAGCTGctgcctcttcttttttaaaattacatctcCCTGAATTACCCTGATGGCCATGTCAAAAACGCAAACGGGGTCCCCTCGTTCTAGGTCAAAGCGGAGCTGAGGCAAGTGCAGCTGAAGCTTTCGGAGGCCTCCCAAGCCTGCTCGTCGCTCACCTCGCAGGCCGAGCTCAGCCACCAGAAGGCCCAGGAGCTGGAGCTGCAGCTGATGAAGCAGGCCCAGGCTGCCCAACAGCAGAGCGGCCTGCGAGAGAAGCTCGCCCAGGAGAAAGCCAGGGTGGCTGAAGCCGAGAAGACGGTCAGTAGCCAGCCCGGCCGGGTCCCTGGCCGCCAGCAGCTAGCTTTTCAGGGGCACGCTCTTCTGCACTTCCAGGATCAGGCCACCCTTTAAAGGGGCACCAGGCCGAGGGGCCAAAGAGGACCCTGGGATCTACGCGGTAAAATATCCTGACCATGTGTGGCTTAGTTTCTTTTCGCTGATCCACATCGTTTGCAACGATAGGGAGGAGGTTTTCGGAAGGAAAGGACTTCCGATCCCATCGTTCGGTGGGAATTATGGCCGAAGGATGGGAGTGGAAGCCCTCAAACCAGCACAAGGTAGAAAGAGAGCCCCTTCACGTCCATGCAGTGCCCACACGGCGGCTTTCCTATTCCGTCTGTAAGAGAAGCACCCCGTCCACCTGCTTCTCTGTGGGAATCATGAAACTTTATATGAACCTTCCTGCTGTCCTGTtccataatctctctctctctctctccctcctttccagaTTGCGGAGCTGCAGCAGAAGCTGAAGGACTCTCAACATCAAATGCATCTCTTGGGGAAGAAGCAGCTGGAGGAAGAAGTGAAGGAGGCCCGAGAGAAACAGGCCAGGGCCCAGCGGCAGTTTCAGGAGGAGCAGCAGAAAAGGTGAGGTCCTTCGCTCCAGCCTGGCCTTTCCTTCCACAAAGTGGAGAAAGCAGGCGCCTTCCTTCTCATTTTCCTCCTTATGGGCATGGCTTTTCTCACCAGGAAGTTCCTTGAACAGCGGGCAGAAGAGCTTCACCAGCAGCTCAGGTCGGCCCGGGAGAAGGAGACACAGCTCACGAGGACCTGCGCAGAGGGCCAAGTCCAGTCGCAGCAGCTGGAGGCCCGGCTGCGGATcctggaggaagagaagaggacacTCTCCAACGAGGTGGGCCAGACCCCCGGGAGCAGCCTGTGTCTCACGAAGGGACCTGGTCAAGAAGCCGGTGGCTCGTCCGAGCTTCTTGCTGGAGAGCAACCGCTTTGCAGAGAGCAGCAGGGACCCTCCTTCTCCTCAGACGACCAGGTGGAGGGAGCTGGGCATTAGCCAGCCCCCTCTCTGCCCTGCCAGTTTGATATTGCGCAGGACGTGTCATCGTGGGCTccagcgacaggaagccagatttaggctgaagatcagggaaAAAACCTCCttgctgttagagcagtatgacaacaggacccatgacctcgggagggggTGAGCAGTACTCCAACCCTggagaggccttcaagagacGTTTAGACACACACCCCCGGGCGGGTATCCTTGGGTTTGGAttccttgccttgagcaggggttagACCTGATGACCTTCGGGGCCCCTCCCGACTCCAGGATGCCAGGAGTCTGTGGTGAAGCAGTGGGCccagggaatgggggggggggggagattaggAGAGACCCTGCTGATTGGCCAGAAGATGGAAAATCCTTGGGTAGGGTTGGGCAGCTAGGATCAGGAAAAGATGGTCTATCCCACCATGAAGGGCAGGGGGGCACAGGAAGGAGTCTGGGTTACAGTATCCACCCAGATGTCCGCCTTGCGGCAGAAATAACAAGGAGTGCCAGttaagatctctttcctgagCCCTATGGATATCCCAGGGAGCTGAAGGGGCTGCCTGTAGTTGGTCTCTTCTtcctgtctcttccccccccccgcctccccggATTAGCCGAAATAGCTCTGCTCCGCCCAAAGCGACTGCCCTGATCTTCCCACGTCTTTTCCACCCAGCACCTCCACTGCCAGAAATACAGCCAGAAGCTCTCGGAGCAGCTTTTAGCCTTGCAGCAGGAGAAGGACACCCTCCACGAGAAGTACATGCACATCCTGGAGCAGGTGGACCTCTCGATCAGGTGAGGCTGGGTCAGACCAGGAAGGGCTTCCGTCCGAATTGGCTGGGAAGCCCAGCGGACTGGGCTGGGGAGTGGGGTGGAGGGAGCTGGACAACCTTGGTGACACCTGTGAGGATGGAGAATGGTGGAGGTCCTCCTTTGGGAGGACCCACATCTCTCCCCCTCAAGTTCTGAAATAGTTAACTGAAGCCTTTAATCCATCAAAGGAACAGATGTGTTCCCCTGAATGGCGAATCCCTCCTGCATGTTTTAACAAACGCGGCTCAGAAAAGGCAGATGCCTCCGTGCGCCCGGCGGTCGGTTTGGATGGGAGGTTCGGTCCCGAGCCTTTTCTGAAAGCCTTCTGTCACCTCAGAAAGAACCGCGAGAGGAAGCTGCGGCACAGGGCCAAGCTGCGGCGGGCCAAGGAGACGTTCATCTCTGAAGTGAAGCAGCGGGACGTCCGTCTCCGGCACCTGGAGGACGAAGTCCAGTTATCGAAGAGCCTGAGAGAAAAGGTGGGagcccacccacacccacaccccggtCTGTTTTGGTTTCTCCAGAGCCCTAATCTGAGCACCCCACTTGAGGGCCTCTGGGGGAAGGCGCCTCAGGCCCTGGAGCCCAATGTCAAGCTCTGGAACCCCAATCCTGTGTTTCCCCCCAAACGGTGAGTTTCTCCTTCCCCGTAATGCCACTCTTTTGGTGATTTCCAAGCAGGaatatcctttcccccctccttattctaaaaaaagacaaaaagccacTTTTAAGGCTTTCTTACTGTACAGGAGGAGCCCCTTATCTGCGTGATcagcatccactgattcacttatccgcggtctgaaaatattgcacatattaaaagaaaaactccTAGAGGGTTCACCCCAAATCTCCCACTCGTCTTTTGCCAGTTCCAGGCCGGGCACTGAGCAAACGCCGGCCCCCTTTTCTGAGTGCCACACTGCGCTAGAGACAGGCACGGGCTGCCGGTTTAGTGGTTTGTAACGGTTTGTCCTTTGGGTGCCCcggcttccctcctctgcctccttctgggggcgcccACTCAGGGGCCGTGCCCTGGCCTTTCCTGTCCTGCCGCCTCCTCTGAGCGGGTATGAGGTGAGGATGATTGCAGCAGAACGAGGCACTGCCCTCTAAAAACACCCGGCGGGCCAGGAGGGTTGCACCCTTGCTTTTCGGGTGACCTGCTGGGCAGGAGGCTGAGCGTACAATGCCAGAAACATTGTCCAGTCTTAAGGCATGTGCTTTGcgggggcttttttttttggtgtgcgGCAGGACCAGGCGCTGATCCGACGGATGGCCACTGAGAACGAGAGCTTGCTGCAGAAGAAAGCGAAGCTTTCACAACAGCTCCTTGATCTCGAAGAAGCCGACCGGAGCAGCAAGCGGGTCCTCTCCACCACGCAGAGCCGGTGGGTAAAATCCACGCTCCGAAAAGAAAGGCTAGCCTGTGCTTCTGTCCCATTTGACAcacggggggagggggctggaggtAGAGGGGGGGTTGGGGTTGCGTGGCAGGAACCATCTTGAGAACCCTGTGGTTCTCATTTGAAAAACCTCCTCCCACCTTCAAACGGAATTTCCTCCAGTTATTCTGTTTTGAATTTGAAAACTAGACGGGCCTTCCTTGAAACTGGGGCCTGCTTTGCTGGTTGGAAAGGGCTCAAGAGGCAGCAACGCCTGTGTAAAAATGAGCTGGAGAGAAATCGGGGTCCCCCGGGGGTCAGATTTTGGACCGAAGTGCCACCGCCTCGGCTGTCCTGCTGGTGTCAGAATCAGGCCTAGGCGACGGTGGACTCAGACATCCGCTTTCCTTCCTAGCTGACTTTCTCCTCCTGAATCGGCCCTGCAAGGGCAGAAACCACGCAAGGCTCACATTCTTCTGCCTGcggtttcctccccccctccaggtTGCATTATTTAAATGAAGAGAACAAGCGGCTGCAGGATCGGATCCTCCAGCTGACCAGCCAGGTGGGAGCCCTGGAACGGGCCCTGAGGAACATCCACAGTCACAACTTGGAGGTAAAGGAGACACCTGGGTCGTGGCCGAGCCACGGGCTCCGTCCCCACCTGGGGTGGCCTGACCCCAGTCCCGTCCAGTTGGAGGCAAAGGCTTAGGGGCCCGCTCCACGGTCCAGGGCACGAACTCTTCCCCAGCTTTCACTGTCATTTATCTACACTCTTCAAGAGCGGCTGAGCAAGGGGACGGACTTGAGGGCCTTTTGGATGCTCTTCCGGCTCCATGATTCTTAGATTTGTGTGCTTTGCTGAACATTCGGCAGCCCTTAAGGGTTCGCGAAACGGGGGAGAGTGAAAGCAGAGCCTCCAAGGGGCGCATTCGCAAAGCAGGGTTTCCGGAGGGATCCCCCCCACCAATGGCTAAAGCAAGTTAAAGGGGCTGTTCTCGAGGTTAAGTAAGGAAAGAAAACCCGCCCGGCCGTTCATCCTAatgttcaattaatttcacaacttttgatTAGTATCTGCTCTTACACCTCTGATGTCTGTGCCTTTTCCTGTCATCATTCAGTTTTCCCCCCCATGTTCTGGTTTGTAGCCCCGGGGTTACGCACGCcctaggttgggaatcactggccgAGATGTTCTGGAACTGTTTCTACAAGCACTTATTTTCCAGTAAGAGGGAATTTGAGAGAAGTCACTGGCGTCTACCTTTGCTTACGTACGCACAGGGCGTCTCCCACCTGAGTTTACCTCTCTTGGCCTAGTGGTAGGGCTTGCCCTTTACTAATCAAATGAGGGACCCAGAGCAAACGGTGTCAAATATTGCCTACCAAGAATAAGATTTTACACAACGTACATACACCTGTAAACACCGGCTAAAGACTTAAATCACTTAATTATTTGATACAAAAGATACACGCGTGGTAAGTCCTCGCTCTGTTTTTGTGGCCTCTGGCTGCAGCATAAGATTCCTGTTGTAGATGCGCCAGAGGAGAGAAGAGCCGGTTCCGTGTCTCCCAGTGAGAGATTTCCCCTGCTGatcgcacccccccccccccacgatctGCCTCAGGAGATCAGAACTCGTAAAGGTCCCCTCTTGGTTCATGGacggttttcctcttttccaggaGCTGAAAAGCATTGGTTTCTCTGAGTGCCACCTCCAAAGCCAGATGCCAGCCCTTCCTAACTTAAGGTACTGCGCTGTCAGCTGTGGGTGAAGAAATGCACTCTGCACACGCTCGGGTGCACCGCTTTTATTCCGTAACCCATTTTTGCCATTCTGTCCTGAGAAACAGCTCTGGGCTTCCCATgtaaagttttctctctctctctcaatgggTGGGCGGGCAAAGCGGAGTGGCCACGGATTGAGACCACCGCGTTGCCTGCCAGAGACCCACCAGGCCTACCGAtttctctttcagcctttccGTCGGCGGGCTGGCGGACACGCGCGGCTTCCTGAAGGCCATCAAGGACGGTAAAGCAGAGGCCCCCGCAGAGAAACCTTCGCTCTCCCCATCGCCGGAGATCGGCTACTTAAACGTGGCCTCCCCGGGAGACCCTGCCGACGCACGCCGAGAGGAGACCACCCAGCCGTCCTGCTACGATGGGGCCGAAGGGGCAAGAGAAGActtttgaaaggggaaaagagcACAGCCACTCTGCAAGGAGGCTCCCCATGTTCCTGCCAAGTCCAGGCCCTCGTCTTCCTCAGGACAGCGTTCTGAGCAGAACAGCCAGCCCTTGAAAACACCTTTCcccaaaaatgtattttcatttgtaCAGTTGTCATCGTACTCCTTGATGGTATGATACGTGTCTGTATTTATATACTAGGATGAGAGCCAGGATGGTGGGCGGGCCAAAGTGTTGgaactagggctcaggagacccgggttcgaatccctgctgtGCCCATGAAACTTACTGGGGGGATGTTCATCCCTTGAGTATCTCAAACACTTGTTAAGGAAACATGGCGAACCAGGTCTGAATATCCTCTCAACGCTATCTAAATGTAAGATAAATATAAATAGTTGTAATATAAATGCATAGAAGAGTCTTTATTACTATATAAATATATCAATCAATAAATGTTATAT includes the following:
- the LOC110072699 gene encoding coiled-coil domain-containing protein 30 isoform X3 is translated as MDSTKPLEGALLQGEKSTAEAEEGELLDEAAGDENVQTVHKRCHQLVESVELENAQLRRQLQKLEREHEDVVERNEELESLLGEAQNRSQEEREQLQDRVDGLRRKVARLEAELCQAQKMKPDKRLKIHQEKVRALESKLSEVEKQREQLSRDLEVTQKALNEEKKEVNNSRSELLRLYGEIQVLRGAAEERDFLHVTHEKLRQEKLLLETQGVPPGEKLLRQQEELQRLRHDVHRVQNLCRSTEKELRHEREKNLELRKHNISLQQENIKVKAELRQVQLKLSEASQACSSLTSQAELSHQKAQELELQLMKQAQAAQQQSGLREKLAQEKARVAEAEKTIAELQQKLKDSQHQMHLLGKKQLEEEVKEAREKQARAQRQFQEEQQKRKFLEQRAEELHQQLRSAREKETQLTRTCAEGQVQSQQLEARLRILEEEKRTLSNEHLHCQKYSQKLSEQLLALQQEKDTLHEKYMHILEQVDLSIRKNRERKLRHRAKLRRAKETFISEVKQRDVRLRHLEDEVQLSKSLREKDQALIRRMATENESLLQKKAKLSQQLLDLEEADRSSKRVLSTTQSRLHYLNEENKRLQDRILQLTSQVGALERALRNIHSHNLEELKSIGFSECHLQSQMPALPNLSLSVGGLADTRGFLKAIKDGKAEAPAEKPSLSPSPEIGYLNVASPGDPADARREETTQPSCYDGAEGAREDF
- the LOC110072699 gene encoding coiled-coil domain-containing protein 30 isoform X2, producing MTEGKKLGERFWASRGTARDGVSEEPFAGLGEETEQLRLQLLESSRRVEEVEKQLQGSREEKSLLWEENTRLRSDILALRHQLSARSPGTVPPGEKLLRQQEELQRLRHDVHRVQNLCRSTEKELRHEREKNLELRKHNISLQQENIKVKAELRQVQLKLSEASQACSSLTSQAELSHQKAQELELQLMKQAQAAQQQSGLREKLAQEKARVAEAEKTIAELQQKLKDSQHQMHLLGKKQLEEEVKEAREKQARAQRQFQEEQQKRKFLEQRAEELHQQLRSAREKETQLTRTCAEGQVQSQQLEARLRILEEEKRTLSNEHLHCQKYSQKLSEQLLALQQEKDTLHEKYMHILEQVDLSIRKNRERKLRHRAKLRRAKETFISEVKQRDVRLRHLEDEVQLSKSLREKDQALIRRMATENESLLQKKAKLSQQLLDLEEADRSSKRVLSTTQSRLHYLNEENKRLQDRILQLTSQVGALERALRNIHSHNLEELKSIGFSECHLQSQMPALPNLSLSVGGLADTRGFLKAIKDGKAEAPAEKPSLSPSPEIGYLNVASPGDPADARREETTQPSCYDGAEGAREDF
- the LOC110072699 gene encoding coiled-coil domain-containing protein 30 isoform X1; this encodes MTEGKKLGERFWASRGTARDGVSEEPFAGLGEETEQLRLQLLESSRRVEEVEKQLQGSREEKSLLWEENTRLRSDILALRHQLSARSPGTVRSRHEAGFGENPPPVAHAPAGSADGNIHQVPPGEKLLRQQEELQRLRHDVHRVQNLCRSTEKELRHEREKNLELRKHNISLQQENIKVKAELRQVQLKLSEASQACSSLTSQAELSHQKAQELELQLMKQAQAAQQQSGLREKLAQEKARVAEAEKTIAELQQKLKDSQHQMHLLGKKQLEEEVKEAREKQARAQRQFQEEQQKRKFLEQRAEELHQQLRSAREKETQLTRTCAEGQVQSQQLEARLRILEEEKRTLSNEHLHCQKYSQKLSEQLLALQQEKDTLHEKYMHILEQVDLSIRKNRERKLRHRAKLRRAKETFISEVKQRDVRLRHLEDEVQLSKSLREKDQALIRRMATENESLLQKKAKLSQQLLDLEEADRSSKRVLSTTQSRLHYLNEENKRLQDRILQLTSQVGALERALRNIHSHNLEELKSIGFSECHLQSQMPALPNLSLSVGGLADTRGFLKAIKDGKAEAPAEKPSLSPSPEIGYLNVASPGDPADARREETTQPSCYDGAEGAREDF